CCAAGATGGCGGTGAGGCGGGGCGGATCCATCATAGGCACTGTGGGCGGCGGAATCATGGAGGCCATGGCCTGCCGCGACGGCGCAGCCATGCTGGACCTGCCCGAGGGGACCGTGAAGCTGGCGAAGATGGAGCTGACTCAGGATCTGGCGGCCAATTCCGACATGATCTGCGGCGGCAATCTGACCATCATGCTGGAGACCGTGTCCCCCAAGGGAAGCGGAGCGGAGCGGTTCCGGGAAATGGATGATCTGCTCAGGGCCGGAAAATCCGGGATGCTTCTGACCACTGTCCGGGACGACAGGGCCGTGGAACATGTTGTGTTCACGGAAGATTCGGTCATGCCTGCGCAGTGCGGCGAGGCTTGGGACGTGCGGATGACGCGGTTTCTTGATGACGAGACCGGCAAGCTGCTGGCGGAACCGTTCGTGCCGCCTGCACCTCTGTACATCTTCGGAGCCGGGCACGTGTCCCGCTCCACGGCCCGGGTTGCGGCATTGGCCGGATTTCGTGTGGTGGTGCTGGACGATCGCGAGGATTTTGCCAATGCGGAGCGGTTTCCCGAGGCCGACGAGGTGCGCGTTCTCCCTTCGTTCAGGGATGCTTTCGGCGGATTGGAAGTGGGCGATGATGCCTTTCTGATCATTGTCACCCGAGGCCATGTGCATGATCGGGATGTTCTGGCGCAGGCCTTGGCGACCCCGGCCCGATACGTGGGCATGATCGGCAGCAAAAGGAAGCGTGACGCCATTTACGATGCCCTGCGCAAAAACGGGACTTCGGACGAGGCCATTGCGCGTTGCCATTGTCCCATCGGCCTGAAGATCGGGGCGCAGACTCCCGAGGAGATCGCCATCAGCATCGGCGCGGAACTCGTGGCCGCTAGAGCGGGGAAGCTGGCATGACCCGGCTGGGCGCCGTGATTCCGGCTGCGGGGTTTTCCTCGCGCATGGGGCGGTTCAAGCCGCTTCTGCCCTTGGGGCCGGACACGGTGCTCGGACGATGCGTGCATGCGTTCACGCGCAACGGCCTTGACGACGTGTGCGTGGTCACGGGATTCCGGGCGGAGGAAACTTCGGTTCTGGTTCGTTCCGAAAAGGCTCTGCCCGTATTGAACGTCGATTACGAGCAGGGCATGTTTTCCTCGATTCTGACCGGGATTCGCGCTTTGCCTGATGACGTCGAAGCGTTTTTCGTCCTGCCCGTGGATATTCCCCTTGTCCGGCCGGAAACCGTGGCCCGACTTGCCCGGGCGTGGGAGGAACGCAGGGCGCCGCTGGTCTATCCGGTGTTCCGGGGCGAACGCGGGCATCCTCCCCTGATAGGCCGGGAACTCATTCCCGACATTTTGCGTCACGACGGGCAGGGCGGCCTGCGGCGTGTTCTGGAAAACTGGGAAGATCGTGCGTTCGATGTCTCCGTGGCGGATTCCGGAACGGTGCAGGACCTTGATTACGGCACTGACTATCTTGTGGCGCTGGAGCGGATCGGCAGGGACTATCCCCTTGAGGACGAGTGTCTGGCCCTGTGGGACATCTGTGGCGTGTCTTCCGATGTCCGCGATCATTGCCGCGCCGTGGGCAGGATTGCGCGCGCCATGTGCCGGGCCATGAACAGAACCGCTCGCGTGGAGCGTCTTGATCCGGATTTCGCATTCAGCGCCGGAATGGTTCATGATATTGCCAAGGGATGCAAGGGGCATGATCAGGTGGGGGCGGATTGGCTTGCGGAGCATGGATTCCATGCCGTGGCCCCCATTGTCGCGGTGCATTCGGACCTTGCATTCGATCCTGCTGCGGGATTCGGGGAACGGGAAGCCGTGTTCCTCGCTGACAAGGTGGTGAGCGGGAGTCAGGTGGTGCCTCTGGAAGCCCGATATGCCGCAAAGGTGGAATATTTTGGCGCGGACCCCAAGGTGCGGGCCGCGATTCACGCCCGCCGTGAACGGGCCCGGCGGGTTCTGTCCGAATTCGAAAATCTGGCGAATGTGCCTCTGGATTCGCTGGCTCGCGAGGTGCTGCGGTGATCGTGCTGGTTCGGCATGGGCATGCCCTTGGTGGAAAGGGGCATTGCATCGGTCGGACCGATATTCCCCTGTCCGAACAGGGAAGGGAACAGGCGCGCGTTCTGGCGGATTCCTTTGGCGTGGCGGATTTTCAGGCTGTCTGGTCCAGTCCGCTTTCCCGGGCATGGGATACTGCCGCGCCCGTGTGCGAGCGGCTCGGGCTTGCCTGTCGAAAGCATGAGGGGCTTTCCGAAATAGACATGGGCGACTGGGACGGGTGCGCCTTTGCCGACATTCGGGCAAGGCACTCGGCGGAATACGAGGCGCGCGGACAGGATTTCTCCGGGTTTCGCATTTCGGGGGGAGAATCCTTTTTTTCAGGTGCAGCAACGAGCTCTGGTTGCCTGCCGCGAGCTGGCTGCCGGGCCGCGTCCCTGTCTCGGAGTAACCCATGCCGGCGTATTGCGAACGTTGCTCTGCCATTTTCACGAATTGCCCTTGAATGACCTTTTTTGTTTTTCCCCGGCGCATGGCGAGTGCGTGGTCCTGACCGGAACAGCGGATGAATTGCATTTCGAGGCCGAAGGGGTGTCCTGTGACGGGTGCGTTCGGATGGTGGAAAGCCGTCGCTGATTTCCTGGGAAAAGTTCGAATGGGAAAAGGCCCGGCATCAGTGGATGCCGGGCCTTCTGTCTTTTGGAAAGGTGGTTACACCTTGGCTGTTTCGGCCTTGGCTGCCTTTCTGATGGCGGCGCGTTCCTTCATGCTGGCCTGAAGCGAGCAGAGGACCGGAACCACGACCAGAGTCAGGATCGTGGCGATGGCCAGACCGAATATCACGGCCACGGCCATGGGACCCCACCATTGCGAGGATTCGCTGCCCGTGTCCAGACGCATGTGCATGAAGTCGAAGCTCACGCCCGTGGCCATGGGCACGAGGCCGAGGACCGTGGTGATGGCCGTGAGCAGCACCGGCCGGAATCGGGTCAGTCCGGCTTCGATCAGTGCATCGCGCACGCTGGCCCCCTGTTCCTTGAGCTGCTCGTAGTAGTCGATGAGTACGATGGCGTTGTTTACCACCACGCCAGCCAGACTGAGCACACCCACGCCGGTCATGATCACGCCGAAGAAGGGGTTCCCGTGACCAGCAGGCCGATCATGACCCCGCCCAGCGACAGGATGACCGAGGTCAGGATGATGAACGGCGTGGTCATGGAGTTGAACTGGGTCACCAGCACGAGGAAGATCAGGAACAGGGCGGACACGAATGCCTTGGTCAGGAATGCGGACGCTTCCGCCTGTTCCTCCTGTTCGCCGGTGAACTTGTAGCTGTAGCCGCGCGGCAGCTTCATGTCCTTGAGGATGGTCTGGATGTCGTTGATCACGTCCTGCGCCAGTCGGCCGGAAACATCCGCGGACAGGGTGATCACGCGTTTCTGGTCAATGCGGTTGATGCCGCCCAGTCCGCCGCCGAGGGAGATGCTCGCCACGCTGGTGATGGGGATGGATTCCCCGTTCGGTCCGGAAATGGTGATGCGTTCGATGTCGTCCAGGGAGTCGCGATTCTTTTCCGGCAGTCGGGCGATGATGTCGTATTCGTCCTTGCCCTCGCGGTACACGCCAACCTTGAAACCGTTGATTGCCGTCTTCACGGCCCGGGCCACGGTGAACGCGTCCACGCCAAGGAGTGCGGCCTTTTCCTTGTCCACATCCACCCGGATTTCCGGTTTGGCCGAGACATAGTTGTCCTTGAGGTCCACAAGGCCGGGAACGTTTTTGATTGCGCGTTTGATCGTTGCAGCAAGCCTGCCGAGATCGCGCAGTTCCTCGCCGTAGACTTCCAGATTCACGGCACTGCCCGTGGGCGGTCCCATCTTTGCGGGCTCGACCTGAACTTCCGCGCCCTGAATGGCCTTTTGCAACCGGGCGCGCAGCTCGTCCGTGATTTCCGTGGAGGAGCGGGAGCGGTCCTGCTTGTCCAGAAAATCCAGTGTGGTCAGGGAATAGTGTGTGCCAATCTCGCTGCTGCGGCCGGATTCGCCCACATTCGCAATGAAGTACTCCACGTCGGGATATTCCGTGGCCACGCGTTCCACGATTCGTGTCAGCCTGTCGGACGCGTCCAGATTGGTGCCCACCGGGGATTTGATCTTCACGTCCGTGCGCTTGGGGTCGGTCTTGGGCAGGAATTCAACGCCCTTGCCGAACAGGCCGAAGCCCACGACGGAAAGGATCAGGAAGCCGAAGGACAGACCTATCACCTTGAGTCGGTTGTCCAGCGACCATTCCAGTATCGGACGATACAGGGAACGCAGACGATCCATCATGCGGTCGACCAGCTTGGGCTTCTTCCGTCCGTCGTCCGAGGGAACGTCCTGAAACTTGGCGGACAGCACCGGATTGATGACCAGCGCCACGAACAGGGAGGCCAGCAGGGCGATGACCACGGTAATGGGCAGGTAGCTCATGAATTCGCCCATTATGCCGGGCCAGAATATCATGGGAAAGAATGCGCCGATGGTGGTCAGGGTGGAGGCAATGACCGGCCATGCCACTTCGTCCGTGGCCTCCAGTGCGGCCTGATACCGGGATTTGCCCATGTGCATGTGCCGGTAGATGTTCTCCACCACCACGATGCCGTTGTCCACGAGCATGCCCAGAGCGAGGATCAGCGAGAACATGATGACCATGTTCAGGGTGTAGGACATGATGTCCAGCACTGTGAAGGTGATGAGCATGGACACCGGAATGGCCAGCGACACGAATGCGGCCGAACGTCCGCCGATGAACGCGAACACCACGACCAGCACCAGAAGCAGGCCCGTGATGATGTTGTTCTGGAGGTCGTTGACCATGAGCCGGATGTCCTTGGACTGGTCCGAGGTCAGGTGCACCTTCAGGGTCGGAGGCAGGGTTTCCTGCGCCTCCCGCACCAGCGTCTTGACCGCGTCGTTGATCTCGATGACGTTTTCACCGGCCCGTTTTTTCACTTGAATGGTGACGCTTTGGATGCCGTTGATCCGGCTGCGGGACGTGGGGGCCTTGTAATGGTCGCGGATGGTGGCGATGTCTCGCAGGTACACGGGTCTGCCGTCCTGCTGGTGGACAATGATCCGGCTGATTTCGTCCGGGTGCTGGAAATCCGCGGGAACGCGTACCAGATATTTGCCCCGGCCAATCTCCACGGACCCACCCGGGGTGTTCACGTTGGCGTTCTGCAGGGAGCCGAGCAGGCCGGAAAGCGGGATGTGGTAGAATGCCACGCGGTCCATGTCGAATTCCACATGGATTTCCCGCTCCAGTCCGCCGATGATCTTGGCATCCAGCACGCCGGGCACGGCCTCGATCCGGTCTTCGAGTTCCTCGGCAAACACCTTGAGGCGTTTCAGGGAGAACGGGCCGGACAGCACCACGTTGAGGATGGGGGCTTCGGAAAGGTTGATTTCCTCGATGATCGGATCGTCCGGCAGGTCCGGAGGCAGGTCCGGCTTGGCCTGATCCACCTTGTCGCGCACCTTCTGGAGCGCGTCGTCGATGTCCACGTCCGGAGAGAACTCCACCGTGATCATGGAAATGCCGTCGTCCGATACCGAGGATATTTCCTTGGTGCCGGAGAGTCCCTTGAGCTTGCGCTCGATGGGCATGGTCACCAGCGTTTCCATGTCCTCGGGAGCCACGCCTTCGAATGCGGTCGTCACGAAGATGTAGGGAATCTTCACGTCCGGGTCGCTTTCGCGCGGAAGCGAGACATAGCTGGCCATGCCCGCAATCACGATGAACAGGAAGAGCACCATGACCGTGGACTGCCGTTTCAGGGCGGTGCGGTTGACGATCATTTCACCACCACTTTCATGCCGTCTTCAACCAGTGTGTGC
Above is a window of Pseudodesulfovibrio tunisiensis DNA encoding:
- a CDS encoding XdhC family aldehyde oxidoreductase maturation factor; this encodes MDMKAFVRSFRELLDGGETLVLATVVDSSGSTPRSSGAKMAVRRGGSIIGTVGGGIMEAMACRDGAAMLDLPEGTVKLAKMELTQDLAANSDMICGGNLTIMLETVSPKGSGAERFREMDDLLRAGKSGMLLTTVRDDRAVEHVVFTEDSVMPAQCGEAWDVRMTRFLDDETGKLLAEPFVPPAPLYIFGAGHVSRSTARVAALAGFRVVVLDDREDFANAERFPEADEVRVLPSFRDAFGGLEVGDDAFLIIVTRGHVHDRDVLAQALATPARYVGMIGSKRKRDAIYDALRKNGTSDEAIARCHCPIGLKIGAQTPEEIAISIGAELVAARAGKLA
- a CDS encoding DVU_1551 family NTP transferase, giving the protein MTRLGAVIPAAGFSSRMGRFKPLLPLGPDTVLGRCVHAFTRNGLDDVCVVTGFRAEETSVLVRSEKALPVLNVDYEQGMFSSILTGIRALPDDVEAFFVLPVDIPLVRPETVARLARAWEERRAPLVYPVFRGERGHPPLIGRELIPDILRHDGQGGLRRVLENWEDRAFDVSVADSGTVQDLDYGTDYLVALERIGRDYPLEDECLALWDICGVSSDVRDHCRAVGRIARAMCRAMNRTARVERLDPDFAFSAGMVHDIAKGCKGHDQVGADWLAEHGFHAVAPIVAVHSDLAFDPAAGFGEREAVFLADKVVSGSQVVPLEARYAAKVEYFGADPKVRAAIHARRERARRVLSEFENLANVPLDSLAREVLR
- a CDS encoding histidine phosphatase family protein, with translation MQQRALVACRELAAGPRPCLGVTHAGVLRTLLCHFHELPLNDLFCFSPAHGECVVLTGTADELHFEAEGVSCDGCVRMVESRR
- a CDS encoding efflux RND transporter permease subunit yields the protein MTGVGVLSLAGVVVNNAIVLIDYYEQLKEQGASVRDALIEAGLTRFRPVLLTAITTVLGLVPMATGVSFDFMHMRLDTGSESSQWWGPMAVAVIFGLAIATILTLVVVPVLCSLQASMKERAAIRKAAKAETAKV
- a CDS encoding efflux RND transporter permease subunit, producing the protein MIVNRTALKRQSTVMVLFLFIVIAGMASYVSLPRESDPDVKIPYIFVTTAFEGVAPEDMETLVTMPIERKLKGLSGTKEISSVSDDGISMITVEFSPDVDIDDALQKVRDKVDQAKPDLPPDLPDDPIIEEINLSEAPILNVVLSGPFSLKRLKVFAEELEDRIEAVPGVLDAKIIGGLEREIHVEFDMDRVAFYHIPLSGLLGSLQNANVNTPGGSVEIGRGKYLVRVPADFQHPDEISRIIVHQQDGRPVYLRDIATIRDHYKAPTSRSRINGIQSVTIQVKKRAGENVIEINDAVKTLVREAQETLPPTLKVHLTSDQSKDIRLMVNDLQNNIITGLLLVLVVVFAFIGGRSAAFVSLAIPVSMLITFTVLDIMSYTLNMVIMFSLILALGMLVDNGIVVVENIYRHMHMGKSRYQAALEATDEVAWPVIASTLTTIGAFFPMIFWPGIMGEFMSYLPITVVIALLASLFVALVINPVLSAKFQDVPSDDGRKKPKLVDRMMDRLRSLYRPILEWSLDNRLKVIGLSFGFLILSVVGFGLFGKGVEFLPKTDPKRTDVKIKSPVGTNLDASDRLTRIVERVATEYPDVEYFIANVGESGRSSEIGTHYSLTTLDFLDKQDRSRSSTEITDELRARLQKAIQGAEVQVEPAKMGPPTGSAVNLEVYGEELRDLGRLAATIKRAIKNVPGLVDLKDNYVSAKPEIRVDVDKEKAALLGVDAFTVARAVKTAINGFKVGVYREGKDEYDIIARLPEKNRDSLDDIERITISGPNGESIPITSVASISLGGGLGGINRIDQKRVITLSADVSGRLAQDVINDIQTILKDMKLPRGYSYKFTGEQEEQAEASAFLTKAFVSALFLIFLVLVTQFNSMTTPFIILTSVILSLGGVMIGLLVTGTPSSA